The following coding sequences lie in one Xanthomonas hyacinthi genomic window:
- a CDS encoding helix-turn-helix domain-containing protein, producing the protein MKSFGDRLREARKAAGLTQEQLGFALGVTKSSVSAWENDRETPSFRLLPNLRGVLKRSLDELICGQGHSGARLQDLPADYALQAHDTHEQALLTRYRNLPARRREAVLELLKPDKG; encoded by the coding sequence ATGAAAAGCTTCGGCGACCGATTGCGCGAAGCCAGGAAAGCCGCCGGGCTGACCCAGGAACAATTAGGTTTCGCGCTGGGCGTGACCAAGTCGTCGGTGTCGGCATGGGAGAACGATCGCGAGACCCCGAGCTTTCGCCTGTTGCCCAACCTGCGCGGCGTGCTCAAGCGCTCGCTGGACGAACTGATCTGCGGCCAGGGCCACAGCGGCGCGCGCCTGCAGGACCTGCCGGCCGATTACGCGCTGCAGGCGCACGACACCCACGAACAGGCGTTGCTGACCCGCTACCGCAATCTGCCGGCGCGGCGCCGCGAAGCGGTGCTGGAACTGCTCAAGCCGGACAAGGGCTGA
- a CDS encoding M13 family metallopeptidase, translating to MLNARPLALAVALGLIALASTADAAPKKKRAAAKAPVVSAACTDFYDYANADWLKSNPLPQTGAVTALGQLSARAQQQQRDLLDASMQSPQNAVQKALGDFWASGLDEAAVEKDGSNPIAPLLSRIDAIKKAKDVPASIAALHQIGIPVAFNFGADVDLKALDRHIGYFMQGGMGLPDPAFYTRTDADAVALMGRYRAYVRQILTLTGTAAAKLDADTQSVLQIETALARSAKSLAGINNPFNNYAPISTKDLNKQYRNLQLDAFLKAQGINDDLVSLADPDMFKQLDGMIASIKPEPWKAYLRWRVGDAMAPYLSKSFRDASFEFRGRVLEGQALPPQRWAQVLDAINVAAGPMLGREYVGRYLNADTRRQAESIADQVRDTQIAALKRGSWLSASARTEAQAKLAALKIEVGAPRRDLDYGVQPMGRGSFGGNMLIASTWRHREEMKRIGKGNADRRWDVLPQQPALTYDIAQNRLIVTAAVLQAPVFVAGGDAAALYGGYGALVAHELIGAIDSKGSLVDAKGELRSWWTAEDKSAWSALSARAAAQYGAYDFPGVKGAKVNGQLTQEEDLTDIGSVELAWQAYAAAQPAAGDAGKQAFYKAWAGLWAQQLSPNEAVQRVTADVHAPGRWRANGPLANLPSFAAAFTCKAGQPMVRSDAEQIRVWP from the coding sequence ATGCTCAATGCCCGTCCGCTTGCCCTCGCTGTCGCCCTCGGCCTGATCGCCCTGGCGTCCACCGCCGATGCCGCGCCCAAGAAGAAGCGCGCCGCCGCCAAGGCGCCCGTCGTCAGCGCCGCCTGCACCGATTTCTACGACTACGCCAATGCCGACTGGCTGAAGAGCAACCCGCTGCCGCAGACCGGCGCGGTCACCGCGCTGGGCCAGTTGTCCGCGCGTGCGCAGCAACAGCAGCGCGATCTGCTCGACGCCTCGATGCAGTCGCCGCAGAACGCGGTGCAGAAGGCGCTGGGCGATTTCTGGGCCAGTGGCCTGGACGAAGCGGCGGTGGAGAAGGACGGATCCAACCCGATCGCGCCGCTGCTCAGCCGCATCGATGCGATCAAGAAGGCCAAGGACGTGCCGGCCTCGATCGCCGCGCTGCACCAGATCGGCATCCCGGTGGCGTTCAACTTCGGCGCCGACGTCGACCTGAAGGCGCTGGACCGCCACATCGGCTACTTCATGCAGGGTGGCATGGGCCTGCCCGACCCGGCCTTCTACACCCGCACCGATGCCGACGCCGTGGCGCTGATGGGCCGCTACCGCGCCTACGTCAGGCAGATCCTGACCCTGACCGGCACCGCGGCGGCCAAGCTCGATGCCGACACCCAATCGGTGCTGCAGATCGAGACCGCGCTGGCGCGCAGCGCCAAGTCGCTGGCCGGCATCAACAACCCGTTCAACAACTACGCGCCGATCTCCACCAAGGACCTGAACAAGCAATACCGCAACCTGCAGCTGGACGCGTTCCTGAAGGCGCAGGGCATCAACGACGACCTGGTGTCGCTGGCCGACCCGGACATGTTCAAGCAGCTCGACGGCATGATCGCCAGCATCAAGCCCGAGCCGTGGAAGGCCTACCTGCGCTGGCGCGTCGGCGATGCGATGGCGCCGTACCTGTCCAAGAGCTTCCGCGACGCCAGCTTCGAGTTCCGCGGCCGCGTGCTGGAAGGCCAGGCCCTGCCGCCGCAGCGCTGGGCGCAGGTGCTGGACGCGATCAACGTCGCCGCCGGCCCGATGCTGGGCCGCGAGTACGTCGGCCGCTATCTCAACGCCGACACCCGCCGCCAGGCCGAGAGCATCGCCGACCAGGTGCGCGATACCCAGATCGCCGCGCTCAAGCGCGGCAGCTGGCTGAGCGCGTCGGCGCGCACCGAAGCGCAGGCCAAGCTCGCCGCGCTGAAGATCGAGGTCGGCGCGCCGCGCCGCGACCTGGACTACGGCGTGCAGCCGATGGGCCGCGGCAGCTTCGGCGGCAACATGCTGATCGCCTCCACCTGGCGCCACCGCGAGGAAATGAAGCGCATCGGCAAGGGCAACGCCGACCGCCGCTGGGACGTGCTGCCGCAGCAGCCGGCGCTGACCTACGACATCGCCCAGAACCGCCTGATCGTCACCGCCGCGGTGCTGCAGGCGCCGGTGTTCGTCGCCGGCGGCGATGCCGCCGCGCTGTACGGCGGCTATGGCGCACTGGTCGCGCACGAGCTGATCGGCGCGATCGACAGCAAGGGCAGCCTGGTCGATGCCAAGGGCGAACTGCGCAGCTGGTGGACCGCGGAAGACAAGAGCGCGTGGAGCGCATTGAGCGCGCGCGCCGCGGCGCAGTACGGCGCCTACGACTTCCCCGGCGTGAAAGGCGCCAAGGTCAACGGCCAGCTGACCCAGGAAGAAGACCTGACCGACATCGGCAGCGTCGAGCTGGCCTGGCAGGCCTACGCCGCGGCCCAGCCCGCCGCCGGCGATGCCGGCAAGCAGGCGTTCTACAAGGCCTGGGCCGGCCTGTGGGCGCAGCAGCTGTCGCCGAACGAAGCGGTGCAGCGCGTCACCGCCGACGTGCACGCGCCGGGCCGCTGGCGCGCCAACGGCCCGCTGGCCAACCTGCCCTCCTTCGCCGCCGCCTTCACCTGCAAGGCCGGCCAGCCGATGGTGCGCAGCGACGCCGAGCAGATCCGCGTCTGGCCGTGA
- a CDS encoding M13 family metallopeptidase, producing MLAWSFLVTFRNPQMLLLTLAVSAALSGCSKPEAAAPAADTAKTEAAAPAPAAAPAELKLDTSKLPPYNAFSANDLDPSKDACSDFAGYVNGKWLAANEIPKDRSSWGAFSILDERSVAVQHQLAEQAAAAANAQGVDKIVGDFWASGMDEAKVNAQGIAPLKADLAAIDGLKDGPAVAEYLRQSAAKGENGLFGFGAEADFKNSSMNMAYAMQGGLGLPDRGYYFDADKKDKLNAYQVHVAKVLELSGLPAAAAATQSKDVVALETRLAKVSKSSEQMSRDAELAYNPIAPAAADKLTPNFPWTKFFESQGVAVPETFSLAIPAFHQEVSKALGDTDASVWRAYLRFHTVDSAAPYLSDAFAQESFAFYGKELNGQAEIKPRWKRVLGSIEDGAGEAMGQMYVKVAFSADAKATMQQLVDNLRQALKARIENVTWMSPETKAKAIAKWETFTPKIGYPDKWRDYSGLRTQRDSYLDNVRAATAFNYTYNLGKIGKPVDKTEWGMTPQTVNAYYNPLQNEIVFPAAILQPPFFDPTADDAFNFGGIGAVIGHEMTHGYDDQGARFGPTGNFENWWTPADAKNFAALTGKLVKQFDAYKVDGKPVNGKLTLGENIADLGGLSTAYDAMKKATAGKDDPKVGGMTRDQNFFLNWATVWRTKYTPQNAMVRLATDPHAPAQFRAMGAPSNLPAFAAAFQCKAGSPMVRAGDRQVVIW from the coding sequence ATGCTGGCTTGGAGCTTCCTTGTGACCTTTCGCAATCCCCAGATGCTGCTGTTGACCCTGGCCGTGAGCGCCGCCCTGAGCGGCTGCAGCAAGCCCGAGGCGGCAGCGCCCGCCGCCGACACCGCCAAGACCGAGGCCGCCGCGCCTGCGCCTGCCGCCGCGCCGGCCGAGCTGAAGCTCGACACCAGCAAGCTGCCGCCCTACAACGCCTTCAGCGCCAACGACCTGGACCCAAGCAAGGACGCCTGCAGCGACTTCGCCGGCTACGTCAACGGCAAGTGGCTGGCCGCCAACGAAATCCCCAAGGACCGCAGCAGCTGGGGCGCGTTCTCGATCCTGGACGAGCGCTCGGTCGCCGTGCAGCACCAGCTGGCCGAACAGGCCGCCGCGGCGGCCAACGCGCAAGGCGTGGACAAGATCGTCGGCGATTTCTGGGCCTCGGGCATGGACGAAGCCAAGGTCAACGCGCAGGGCATCGCGCCGCTGAAGGCCGACCTGGCCGCGATCGACGGCCTCAAGGACGGCCCGGCGGTGGCCGAATATCTGCGCCAGAGCGCGGCCAAGGGCGAGAACGGCCTGTTCGGCTTCGGCGCCGAGGCCGACTTCAAGAACTCCTCGATGAACATGGCCTACGCGATGCAGGGCGGCCTGGGCCTGCCCGACCGCGGCTACTACTTCGACGCCGACAAGAAGGACAAGCTCAACGCCTACCAGGTGCACGTGGCCAAGGTGCTGGAGCTGTCCGGGCTGCCGGCCGCCGCTGCGGCCACGCAGTCCAAGGACGTGGTGGCGCTGGAAACGCGCCTGGCCAAGGTCTCCAAGTCCAGCGAACAGATGTCGCGCGACGCCGAGCTGGCCTACAACCCGATCGCCCCGGCCGCAGCCGACAAGCTGACCCCGAACTTCCCGTGGACCAAGTTCTTCGAATCGCAGGGCGTGGCGGTGCCGGAGACGTTCTCGCTGGCGATCCCGGCGTTCCACCAGGAAGTGAGCAAGGCGCTGGGCGACACCGATGCGTCGGTGTGGCGCGCCTACCTGCGCTTCCACACCGTCGACAGCGCCGCGCCGTACCTGAGCGATGCGTTCGCGCAGGAGAGCTTCGCGTTCTACGGCAAGGAACTCAACGGCCAGGCCGAGATCAAGCCGCGCTGGAAGCGCGTGCTCGGCAGCATCGAGGACGGCGCCGGCGAGGCGATGGGCCAGATGTACGTCAAGGTCGCCTTCTCGGCCGACGCCAAGGCCACGATGCAGCAGCTGGTGGACAACCTGCGCCAGGCGCTGAAGGCGCGCATCGAGAACGTCACCTGGATGAGCCCGGAGACCAAGGCCAAGGCGATCGCCAAGTGGGAGACCTTCACCCCGAAGATCGGCTACCCGGACAAGTGGCGCGACTACAGCGGCCTGCGCACCCAGCGCGACAGCTACCTGGACAACGTGCGCGCCGCCACCGCGTTCAACTACACGTACAACCTGGGCAAGATCGGCAAGCCGGTGGACAAGACCGAATGGGGCATGACCCCGCAGACGGTCAACGCCTACTACAACCCGCTGCAGAACGAGATCGTGTTCCCGGCCGCGATCCTGCAGCCGCCGTTCTTCGATCCCACTGCCGACGACGCGTTCAACTTCGGCGGCATCGGCGCGGTGATCGGCCACGAGATGACCCACGGCTACGACGACCAGGGCGCGCGCTTCGGGCCGACCGGCAACTTCGAGAACTGGTGGACGCCGGCCGACGCCAAGAACTTCGCCGCGCTCACCGGCAAGCTGGTCAAGCAGTTCGACGCCTACAAGGTGGACGGCAAGCCGGTCAACGGCAAGCTGACCCTGGGCGAGAACATCGCCGACCTGGGCGGCCTGTCCACCGCCTACGACGCGATGAAGAAGGCCACCGCGGGCAAGGACGATCCGAAGGTCGGCGGCATGACCCGCGACCAGAACTTCTTCCTCAACTGGGCCACCGTGTGGCGCACCAAGTACACCCCGCAGAACGCGATGGTGCGCCTGGCCACCGATCCGCACGCCCCGGCGCAGTTCCGCGCGATGGGCGCGCCGTCGAACCTGCCGGCCTTCGCCGCCGCGTTCCAGTGCAAGGCCGGCTCGCCGATGGTGCGCGCCGGCGACAGGCAGGTCGTGATCTGGTAA
- a CDS encoding phytoene desaturase family protein → MKREPSCDALIVGAGHNGLVCAAYLARAGWKVTVLERRGVVGGAAVTEEFHPGFRNSVASYTVSLLQPKVIADLDLAAHGLRIVPRRCNNFVPLPDDRYLLAGAGITQAQVAKFSARDAERLPAYAARLERIADVLRALALQPPPNVTDGGWAQALSQLLRAGRLGRRLHALDPGLRQELLDLFTISAADYLERWFESDPVKALFGFDGIVGNYASPYTPGSAYVLLHHVFGESNGVKGAWGHALGGMGAITQAMAKAATAAGAQIRTDAGVREILVEDGRAVGVVTERGERLQARRVVANVNPKLLYEGLLDPAHVPAATRERMAQWRCGSGTFRMNVALSRLPEFRALPGPGDHLTAGIILAPSLDYMDRAYRDARDHGWSREPIVELLIPSTLDDSLAPPGQHVASLFCQHVAPQLADGRSWDAHRDEVAERMIATVERYAPGFAASVLGQQALTPLDLERTFGLIGGDIFHGALSLNQLFSARPMLGQANYRGAIPGLYLCGSGTHPGGGVTGAPGHNAAMALLGR, encoded by the coding sequence ATGAAGCGCGAACCGTCCTGCGATGCCCTGATCGTCGGCGCCGGCCACAACGGCCTGGTCTGCGCCGCCTACCTGGCCCGCGCCGGCTGGAAGGTCACGGTGCTGGAGCGGCGCGGCGTGGTCGGCGGCGCCGCGGTCACCGAGGAATTCCACCCGGGCTTCCGCAATTCGGTGGCGTCCTACACGGTGTCGCTGCTGCAGCCGAAGGTGATCGCAGATCTCGACTTGGCCGCGCACGGCCTGCGCATCGTGCCGCGCCGCTGCAACAACTTCGTGCCGCTGCCCGACGACCGCTACCTGCTGGCCGGCGCCGGCATCACCCAGGCGCAGGTGGCGAAGTTCTCCGCCCGCGACGCCGAGCGCCTGCCGGCCTACGCAGCGCGGCTGGAACGCATCGCCGACGTGCTGCGCGCGCTGGCGTTGCAGCCGCCGCCGAACGTCACCGATGGCGGCTGGGCGCAGGCGCTGTCGCAACTGCTGCGCGCCGGCCGCCTCGGCCGCCGCCTGCATGCGCTCGACCCCGGCCTGCGCCAGGAGCTGCTGGACCTGTTCACCATCTCCGCCGCCGACTACCTGGAGCGTTGGTTCGAGAGCGACCCGGTCAAGGCCTTGTTCGGCTTCGACGGCATCGTCGGCAACTACGCCAGCCCGTACACGCCGGGCTCGGCCTACGTGCTGCTGCACCACGTGTTCGGCGAGAGCAACGGGGTCAAGGGCGCCTGGGGCCACGCGCTCGGCGGCATGGGCGCGATCACCCAGGCGATGGCCAAGGCGGCGACCGCCGCCGGCGCGCAGATCCGCACCGACGCCGGCGTGCGCGAGATCCTGGTCGAGGACGGGCGCGCGGTCGGCGTGGTCACCGAACGCGGCGAGCGCCTGCAGGCGCGGCGCGTCGTCGCCAACGTCAATCCCAAGCTGCTGTACGAGGGCCTGCTCGATCCGGCGCACGTCCCCGCCGCCACCCGCGAGCGCATGGCGCAGTGGCGCTGCGGCTCGGGCACGTTCCGGATGAACGTGGCGCTGTCGCGATTGCCGGAATTCCGCGCATTGCCGGGGCCGGGCGACCACCTCACCGCCGGCATCATCCTGGCGCCGAGCCTGGACTACATGGACCGCGCCTACCGCGATGCGCGCGACCACGGCTGGTCGCGCGAACCCATCGTCGAACTGCTGATCCCGAGCACGCTGGACGACTCGCTGGCGCCGCCCGGCCAGCACGTGGCCAGCCTGTTCTGCCAGCATGTGGCGCCGCAGCTGGCGGACGGGCGCAGCTGGGACGCGCATCGCGACGAGGTCGCCGAGCGGATGATCGCCACCGTCGAACGCTACGCACCGGGCTTCGCCGCCTCGGTGCTGGGCCAGCAGGCGCTGACCCCGCTGGATCTGGAACGCACCTTCGGGCTGATCGGCGGCGACATCTTCCACGGCGCGCTGAGCCTCAACCAATTGTTCAGCGCGCGCCCGATGCTCGGCCAGGCCAACTACCGCGGCGCGATTCCCGGCCTGTACCTGTGCGGTTCCGGGACTCATCCGGGTGGCGGCGTGACCGGCGCGCCCGGGCACAATGCGGCGATGGCGCTGCTGGGTCGCTGA
- the xopF2 gene encoding type III secretion system effector XopF2: MKTTIPGTSGSPSRTQLARANEAAAARQSPAQEEALPGPHTGPLAALASPPPQRQRSGREQIGIQHASGSATPPQGIAGEVRLQIEYEIAHAAPDPTRSAYLQLHRQDVGEQSFHSAFGSFSHLQTDESTASDHQNPECAATARRELAEHLRRYDAVADATDATESQAQLEQEYIGWAAERLQQRREAFGPNGGYRFNVDMKAAGTDASLPTAYRALKGFLASALRMPFGNAAATQLDKKDGELTPKFCPTVAGGAAAGLGSAFTEQILLSAIERRARLANMPAFRPVPPAILSPEPGPVRMEITPEGTKRFWRPPHADQLSQLGNHDDRPTFEVLQCDAQDRQRQLLQRQKLLEGHAEATFLRPLLSGGFSGIRRGLSPASVLLSPIKVLGTSMLSSGTGGALTNAILETGKALPWTGQARVDNLVGGSQTVNLFRLARPDESMEPLRWGDIRRLHNTLLDIVQEAGALAAQPLTSPRMAMRTARDLLLHHIGGNIFSSWVATGGGTLLASLVRGGYGAPPADEMLSSPGSVVQQSGQAFSDNTVWPALNSTLGDTSQNLAASLDRRRDSEQARLWSKAATMRNQLLAQIDTVRRNADGAQDQRLHELAGTLSQSLEHRGGAADLDAALGAIDRVLGEPGGATEATLERLRVLKDTVAQQRAVLVRSQALREWRSGRRQTSA, translated from the coding sequence GTGAAAACGACGATACCGGGCACCTCCGGCAGCCCTTCGCGCACGCAACTCGCCCGCGCCAACGAAGCGGCCGCGGCGCGCCAGTCCCCCGCGCAGGAAGAAGCCTTGCCCGGTCCACACACCGGTCCGCTCGCCGCGCTCGCATCGCCTCCTCCGCAGCGGCAGCGCAGCGGACGCGAGCAGATCGGCATCCAGCACGCATCAGGCAGCGCCACGCCCCCCCAGGGAATCGCCGGGGAAGTGCGTCTGCAGATCGAGTATGAGATCGCGCACGCCGCCCCCGATCCCACGCGGTCCGCATACTTGCAGTTGCACAGGCAAGACGTGGGGGAGCAGTCCTTCCATTCCGCGTTCGGATCCTTCTCGCATCTGCAGACCGACGAATCGACGGCCTCGGACCACCAGAACCCCGAGTGCGCGGCTACCGCGCGCCGCGAGTTGGCAGAGCACTTGCGCCGATACGACGCGGTAGCCGATGCGACCGATGCGACCGAGAGCCAAGCGCAACTGGAGCAGGAATACATCGGCTGGGCGGCGGAACGACTGCAGCAGCGGCGCGAGGCGTTCGGCCCGAACGGCGGCTATCGATTCAACGTGGACATGAAAGCGGCGGGCACGGACGCATCGCTGCCGACGGCCTACCGGGCACTCAAGGGCTTCCTGGCGTCGGCGCTGCGGATGCCGTTCGGAAACGCGGCCGCCACCCAACTCGACAAGAAAGACGGCGAACTCACCCCCAAGTTCTGCCCTACCGTCGCTGGCGGAGCCGCCGCGGGCCTCGGCTCCGCCTTCACCGAACAAATTCTGTTGAGCGCGATCGAGCGCCGCGCGCGCCTGGCCAACATGCCGGCATTCAGGCCGGTGCCGCCGGCCATCCTCAGCCCGGAGCCGGGACCGGTACGGATGGAGATCACGCCAGAGGGAACCAAGCGCTTCTGGCGGCCGCCGCACGCCGACCAGCTGTCGCAGCTCGGGAACCATGACGACCGCCCCACCTTCGAAGTGCTGCAGTGCGACGCGCAAGACCGGCAACGGCAACTGCTACAGCGGCAGAAGCTGCTGGAAGGCCACGCCGAAGCGACATTCCTGCGACCGCTGCTGAGCGGTGGATTCAGCGGCATACGCCGCGGCCTCAGCCCCGCCAGCGTGCTGCTGTCGCCGATCAAGGTGCTGGGTACCTCCATGCTCAGCTCCGGCACCGGCGGCGCGCTCACCAATGCGATTCTCGAGACCGGCAAGGCGCTGCCCTGGACCGGCCAGGCCCGGGTGGACAACCTGGTCGGCGGAAGCCAGACGGTCAACCTCTTTCGGCTCGCCCGCCCCGACGAATCCATGGAACCGCTCCGCTGGGGCGACATCCGGCGGCTGCACAACACGCTGCTGGATATCGTCCAGGAAGCGGGCGCGCTGGCAGCGCAACCGCTTACCTCGCCGCGCATGGCGATGCGTACCGCGCGCGACCTGCTGCTGCACCACATCGGCGGCAACATCTTCAGCAGTTGGGTCGCCACCGGCGGAGGCACGCTCCTGGCATCGTTGGTCAGAGGCGGCTACGGCGCGCCTCCCGCCGACGAAATGCTGTCCTCGCCGGGCAGCGTTGTCCAGCAATCCGGGCAAGCCTTTTCCGACAATACCGTCTGGCCCGCGCTCAACAGCACCCTCGGCGATACCAGCCAGAATCTGGCGGCCAGCCTGGACCGGCGCCGGGACAGCGAACAGGCGCGCCTGTGGTCGAAGGCGGCGACCATGCGCAACCAGCTGCTGGCGCAGATCGACACCGTCCGCCGGAACGCCGACGGCGCTCAGGATCAACGCCTGCACGAGCTTGCCGGCACACTGTCGCAATCGTTGGAGCACCGCGGAGGCGCGGCCGACCTCGATGCAGCGCTCGGCGCGATCGATCGGGTCCTCGGCGAGCCGGGTGGCGCCACCGAGGCGACACTGGAACGATTGCGCGTGCTGAAAGACACCGTTGCGCAGCAGCGCGCAGTGCTCGTGCGAAGCCAGGCGTTGCGCGAGTGGCGCAGCGGGCGGCGGCAGACAAGCGCGTAG